The following coding sequences are from one Camarhynchus parvulus chromosome 1, STF_HiC, whole genome shotgun sequence window:
- the C1HXorf21 gene encoding protein CXorf21 homolog produces MLSEGYLHRITYLWEDLNPALYESLPDEGVYEMSSISYSSTGEAQGKSLLQSCRSAGKHISSVCSRGSKHSRRQKDNLPHPVQHPTPTGQPPPATHVCEELTKKVTYLVPPSCKSICKNYNDLHIAGDYVVPISSVTTDFACDSGIGPFLESSEIPPAMESVKAPPTSDTTRRPGQGHSSCWRLASLGPHLQPLSDSALNDYLEQKLLELYKQYIMDSTANRASPTQILASELIMTNVDQISMQISRERNMETVKAKDIVISRFLQIASGKVSSEMSTPTLHISQYSHINA; encoded by the coding sequence ATGCTGTCAGAAGGTTACCTTCACAGAATCACCTACCTGTGGGAAGACCTGAACCCTGCGCTCTACGAGAGTTTGCCTGATGAAGGGGTGTATGAAATGAGCTCCATTAGTTATTCTTCCACAGGTGAAGCACAAGGAAAAAGCCTCCTTCAGAGTTGCAGATCTGCTGGCAAGCACATTTCCTCAGTCTGCTCCAGAGGCAGCAAGCACAGCAGAAGGCAGAAGGACAATCTCCCACATCCTGTGCAGCACCCAACACCCACAGGGCAGCCACCTCCAGCTACGCATGTCTGTGAGGAGCTGACCAAAAAAGTCACCTACCTGGTTCCACCTTCCTGCAAGAGCATTTGCAAGAACTACAATGATTTGCATATAGCTGGGGACTACGTGGTGCCAATAAGCTCGGTCACCACAGATTTTGCTTGTGACAGTGGCATAGGCCCATTCTTGGAGTCCTCAGAGATTCCTCCGGCCATGGAGTCCGTGAAGGCTCCCCCCACGAGTGACACCACGCGCAGGCCGGGCCAGGGCCACTCCTCGTGCTGGCGCCTGGCCAGCCTGGggccccacctgcagcccctctccGACTCTGCCCTCAATGACTACctggagcagaagctgctggaacTGTACAAGCAGTACATCAtggacagcacagccaacagGGCATCACCCACCCAGATCCTGGCCTCGGAGCTGATCATGACCAACGTGGATCAAATCAGCATGCAGATATCACGGGAGAGGAACATGGAGACCGTCAAGGCCAAAGACATCGTCATTAGCCGCTTCTTACAAATAGCCAGTGGGAAGGTTTCCTCAGAAATGAGCACACCTACTCTGCATATCTCCCAGTACAGTCACATTAATGCTTAG